The following proteins come from a genomic window of Peromyscus eremicus chromosome 23, PerEre_H2_v1, whole genome shotgun sequence:
- the Grifin gene encoding grifin, translated as MGVRFLDHPTQSGIKVEALGWVGVSLPEETVHLEGGRRLQPYGALSPVFSLQFEAFCAGGLAPGWSLTVQGHADAGEDKFEINFLTDTGDIAFHVKPRFSSATVVGNAFQGGRWGQEEVSSVFPLTLGEPFEMEVSADAEHFHIYAQEHKVLQFPHRHRPLATITRVRVLSDHRLAQVELAKRSLSWG; from the exons ATGGGGGTCAGGTTTCTGGATCACCCCACCCAGAGCGGCATCAAGGTGGAGGCCTTGGGCTGGGTGGGAGTGAGTCTCCCTGAAGAAACAGTAcacttggagggagggaggaggctgcAGCCGTATGGGGCTCTATCCCCTGTGTTTTCCCTTCAGTTTGAAGCCTTCTGTGCAGGGGGCCTGGCCCCGGGCTGGAGCCTGACAGTACAGGGACACGCAGATGCTGGAGAGGACAA GTTTGAGATCAACTTCTTAACTGACACGGGAGACATCGCTTTCCACGTCAAACCCCGATTCTCCAGTGCCACGGTGGTGGGCAACGCCTTCCAGGGGGGACGCTGGGGACAGGAGGAGGTGTCCAGTGTGTTCCCGCTGACCCTGGGAGAGCCCTTTGAG ATGGAGGTGAGTGCAGACGCAGAACACTTCCACATTTACGCCCAGGAACACAAGGTGCTCCAGTTCCCACACCGTCACCGACCCCTGGCCACCATCACCAGAGTGCGGGTGCTCAGTGACCATCGGCTGGCCCAGGTGGAGCTAGCCAAGCGGAGCCTGAGCTGGGGGTAA